CAAGTTTTGATATAAAAGTATCCCCCCAGAACTTGTGTCTGAGGGGGGACTTTTAATGGGAATGATCGTGATGATCATTCTTATTATCATTACAGAGAATTGAATTGTCATGAGGATGGTCACTTGATTCTAGTTGTATAGTGATGTGACCGATTCCCTTTTCACGAAGATCATCTTCTATTCGTTTTAATAAACTTTGACACTCTTCAATTGTAAGGTTTTGGATAACGACAGCGTGGCAGGAAAGTGCATTTTGATCACTGGTAATGCTCCAAACATGCAAGTCATGAATATCTTTGATTTCACCCGTGCTTTGAATGGTTTCTGCAATCTCCTCAAAATCTATATCTTTAGGTGTTCCTTCCATAAGGACATGGACAGACTCTTTGGCTACCCGCCAGCCACTAATGAGAACTAATACCGCCACAATCACGCTGGCTAATGGATCCGCCCATCCCCAATTAAAGAACATGATAAGAAGGGAAGCAACAATAGCTCCAATTGATCCTAACAGGTCACCGAGCACATGCAGAAATGCAGCTCTCAAATTTAAATTATGTTCGGTATCTCCTCGCATTAACATCCACGCAACAACGATATTTACGATCAAACCAATGATACCTATGATTAACATCCCAATAGATGCTACCTCAGGAGGTTCAATAAAACGTTTATACGCTTCATAGAAAATGTAAAGAGAAATCAACACCAGGGTAACCCCATTAAATAAAGCAGCAAGAATTTCAAATCGTTTGTACCCATAGGTTTTACTGTAATTGGCTGCTTTTTCTCCCATAATAAAGGCTAATACTCCGACACCGAGGGATACAGAATCACTCAACATATGTCCTGCGTCAGATAGCAAGGCTAAACTATTGGTTAAGAAACCTCCTATTGCCTCGATGATCATATAAACGGTTGTAATGATAAAACTGATCAATAAAGCTTTTTTGTTTGCTCCATGTGAATGGTCGTGTCCATGGTCATGTCCCATGTTTTATGCCTCCTTTGGGAACTATTTTTTCATTTCAATATATGCACACTTAATCATATGTACATGTTACAAGCATGAAGGAGCAACGTCAAACATAAGTCAGTAATATGGGGAATGGGTATAGAAGTTAAACTAGTAATGGAGAGATGATAATGGGATCTTCTTGGATGTTAGGGGCTATCGCTTCTGGAATCGGCATAGGGATAGGAGGCGCTATTGCTTGGATTTTAAAAGGGCTGAGAATTAACTTTATTTATGCACTATCCGCAGGAATCATACTGGGTCTGCTGTTGTTTGAAATGATTCCTGAAAGCATTGGGTTAGGTGGATGGTGGGTATTTCTGTTAGGCGCCACAATTGGCATAGCTATTTTTCAATACATTCACCGGTCCTTAGACAGGATTACAATTATTACTAGTAGCCCTCAGAAAGATATTCTAGTTCATACAGGAATCCTTTTAACCGTTAGCATATCTATTCATAACTTTCCGATGGGATTTGTACTGGGGTCAAATATTAAGCCAGAGTTAGCCGGAGCTATGTTGTTGACTCTGCTACTACACAATATTCCTGAAGGCATAATAATTTTTACTCCCTTATTTCTATCTGGGTTTGGAATATTAACTTGGATGATAGGTACAGTTATGGTTACGCTCCCTATATTAGTAGGTTCTCTTCTTGGGAAGTTAATCGGCATTGGCTATCCATATTTATTATCTTTTATTATAAGCGCCACGATTTCGGTTATTTTTATGGTAGCAACCCAGGAACTATTTAAAGAGTCTGTGCGCCATTCTTCTCTGCGCTTCAGTTTAATAGTAGGTACAGCAGGTTTGGTTAGTGTTTACTTGTTCATATTGGCGGTAAGCTGAATCTGTGCCTCTGCAAAACTGTGTCATAAACAAAACTCAACAATTTGAATAACAGTAGGGGCTTCTCAGTAGTTAATAAATTATTGAGGAGCTTCTTTTTTGTGTTGGGTTTTAATTATAGATACCAAATTTTTATGTGTACCCCTTCTCCTGCATATTCACTATGCAGAGGTGGTTCTCTGATAAATAGAGCGTGATAGAATTGTTCGCGCACTTCAAGCGGTTGAATATACAACTATTGAATCTATTCTAGGAGAAGGATGTCATTTATAATAGAATCACATAACAGAATTTGTGCTGAACGACCAGTACTCGAAGAAGAATGAAGGGGGATTGGGTAATTTGGATTCGAAACTATTAGATTTATTAGCTCAACGATATGATAGTGAGGAAGAAATCGTAACGGCGATTACGAACCGGGAAGCGATTTTACACCTGCCAAAGGGTACCGAGCATTTTGTTAGTGACTTGCACGGGGAATACCACGCCTTTCAGCATGTGCTGCGGAATGGTGCTGGAAAGGTAAAAGAAAAGATCATGGATATGTTCGGGGATGAATTATCGGATCAAGAACTGAATGAATTTGCCTCATTGGTGTATTATCCGGAAGATAAAGTGAAGTTAATCAAGGTTCGGATGAACAATGCACAAGAGTTGAATCAATGGTACACCGAAATCATTGACTATATGATTCGACTGCTCCCTTACGTTTCCTCGAAGTACACTCGTACGAAATTACATAATGCATTGCCGAAACAATTTGCCTTTATTATTGAAGAGCTATTGTATAAAACGGGGGATCATTTCAATAAGGAACAATACTATACGAAGATGGTTCAACAGATTATTTCTCTTGGACAAGCGGAGAAGTTGATCGTCGGCCTTGCGTATACGGTCCAAAGACTCGTTGTGGACCACCTGCATGTCGTAGGGGATATTTATGATCGTGGTCCTGAGCCGGATAAAATTATGGATACCCTTATCGATAATCATTCCGTTGATATTCAGTGGGGGAACCACGATGTACTGTGGATTGGTGCTTTCGCCGGGTCAAAGGTTTGCCTTGCCAATATTATTCGTATTTGTGCACGTTATGCTAACCTGGATATTATTGAGGATGCGTACGGCATCAATCTTAGACCCCTTGTGAATCTGGCAGAGAAATATTACGAGGATAATCCGGCGTTTAGACCTAAACTACAACAAGACGAAGAAATGTCTGATTTTGAACAAATCCAAATTGCAAAGATTCATCAAGCCATTGCGATCATTCAATTTAAACTAGAAAGCCCGATTATTAAGAGACGACCTGATTTTCATATGGAAGACAGGCTTTTGCTTGAGAAGGTTGATTATGATGCTGATGAAATTACGCTCCGTGGGGAGACGTATCCTCTCGAGAATACGTGTTTTGCAACGGTCGATCCAAAACAGCCTACAGCCTTATTAGAGGAAGAGATCGAAGTGATTGATAAGCTTCTATTCTCTGTCCAGCATTCAGAGAAGTTAGCTAGGCATATGAATTTCCTCATGAAGAAAGGCAGTCTGTATTTGAAGTATAATGGGAATTTACTCATACATGGCTGCATTCCGTTAGATGAGGAAGGCAATATGGCCGAAATGACAATAGGGGATCAAACCTATGCGGGCCGAGAGTTATTAGATGTCTTTGAGTGGTATGTCAGGTATGCGTTCGCCCATGTTGAAGAAACAGACGATCTGGCAACCGATATTATCTGGTATCTGTGGGCCGGGAAGTATTCATCCCTCTTCGGGAAGAAAGAAATGACCACCTTTGAAAGGTATTTTATTAAGGATAAACAAACGCATAAGGAGATTAAGAATCCTTACTATTATTTACGTGAGAAGCAAGAGGTTTGCCGTGACATCTTAACAGACTTCGGTTTAGACCCTGATCAGGGACACATCATTAATGGTCATACTCCTGTTAAGGAAATCGAAGGGGAGAACCCTGTGAAGGCAGATGGGAAAATGATTGTCATTGATGGTGGGTTCTCCAAGGCTTATCAGTCCACGACAGGAATCGCCGGGTACACGTTACTCTTTAATTCATACGGTATGCAGATTGTGGCTCATAAACAATTTACCTCCAAAGAAGCTGTCTTGGAAAATGGGACAGATGTATTGTCTGTAAGACGGTTAGTCGATAAAGAACTAGAACGAAAAAAGGTACTCGAAACAAATGTTGGGGAAGAGTTACAGCAGGAAATTTCGATTTTAAAAAGTCTTTTGGAGTATCGTTATATGAATTGATGTTCTCAAGATATGCTAGGGTCATGGTGACGAGCACATCCCATTAGCTCTTTGGATTGTTATTAGAAAGGAGGATACCTGTATTTGTGCTTTATCTTTAAAGAAAAATTTAATAATTGGATTAGTTGGGCTAGCTATCTTAATTGCGCTATCTTTATTCGCAACTCAATCATATTTCAATAAAAAAGAAATAACTGCTGCAAATGAAAAGTGTCATGAGGTTAATGGCAGTCCTGTAGTACATACATCGAAATTTAATTTGAGCTATTCTTTCGAGTGTGAAAATCCGGGTAAGTAACTTAATGAACGTTAAATTAAAGACGCTCCTCATCTAGACCTGCTGTTTGTTCAAGGTTAAGAGAGGGGAAATAGGTAGTAGACGATCATAATCTATTCTCAAAACTTAAAGCAGAGGTGATGGGGATGTCTGTAGTATTGAGAAGGATCTATGAAGAGGACAAAATCTTAGGTGGCCATCGGGTACTCATCGATCGAGTATGGCCGAGAGGAATATCTAAAGAAGATGCGCATTTGGATGAATGGATCAAAGAGATCGCGCCTAGTTCTTCTTTACGCAAATGGTTTGATCATGATCCTGATAAGTTTGAATCCTTTAAAGAATCCTATCAAAGAGAACTTAATGAGAATTCCGAGGCGAGCCATAAGCTGAATGAGCTAAAGGAAATAGCCTCTGATAATAGGGTCGTTTTACTCTTCGGTGCTAAAGATAAAGAGCACAATCACGCAGTAGTTTTGAAAGAAATGATCGAGAAGTAAAGAAATCGGAGCTTGTTCTTCTACTAAACGTTTAACAATAGGAGTCCTAAAAGAGGGGTCTCAATAGGTGAACAACCTGTTGAGGGTCCTCTTTTTGTTTTTTTTTGACCCAGGTGATTAAAAACGTGTACGCATGCGAGCGTTTCCTGCATCACGTTACGAATAGGAAGCGCTAGAACCGTCCCCGCGCTTCGGCTTTTTCCATCATTTTAGTGGGACTGATTGACTCTTGGAGAATGATAGTATCGAGGTTTATAATTTAGGGACAACTTAAATAGAAAGGTGCCTATGCGATGTTCAAATACACAGTTTGCTTTGTGAAGAGGAAAGATAGAATCCTGATGCTTAATCGAGAAAAAGCGCCTATTATGGGCGTATGGAATGGAGTAGGCGGTAAGGTGGAGGAAAATGAATCACCTGATCAAGGTGCTTTGCGTGAGGTTTTTGAGGAAACAGGCATTAAAGTAGAAACGTTTTTCTCTAAAGGTACGGTAACCTGGGAAGATCACAACGGTGAACTGGATGGGATCTATGTTTACTTGTATGAGGTGGATGAACATTTTACATACGAAACCCCCTTAAAAACTCGTGAAGGTATTCTGGAATGGAAGTCTATTGATTGGATCCTACATCCCAAAAATCTTGGAATCGCAGAAATGGTTGCTCAATACTTATCGGTTCTATTGACGGAAAAAGGTATCCATTCATTTACCTATAAAGGTGGTCATATCATTATTTCTTAGATCACTCACTTCATTTTTCGAATATAACTGCAATCGTATTCATTCAAGGAGCATGGGGGCGGGCACTTTTGCATGAAGATTGGCGGGTTCAGTGAACCTGATTCTGTGATTGTCGAATTGTGTTGCCTCCGTTTACCCCCTATGCTAGAATGAAGGCAAATTAAATCAGCATTCCTTATATATATGTGGAAAGATGGCCCACACGTTTCTACCCAGCTGCCGAATAAAGCTGGACTATAAGGAGAGAATCGCGCGGTGCGACCTCTTTCCTTTTTTATTTATGGGAAAGAGGTCTTTTTTTATCGTGCATACAACGAGAGGTGGAGTTAGATGATGAAGAATGTATATTTAAACCATGATGGTGGAGTCGACGATCTTGTGTCGCTTTTCCTTTTATTACAGATGGATGATGTGAACCTGACAGGGGTGGGCGTTATTCCTGCCGATTGTTATTTGGAGCCTGCTGCTTATGCGAGCCGTAAGATCATCGACCGGTTCGGACATGGGAAGTCGGTTGAAGTTGCGGCATCGAACTCGCGCGGGGTTAACGCGTTTCCGAAGGACTGGCGCATGCATGCGTTTTATGTGGACGCGCTGCCGCTGTTGAATGAAAAAGGAAGCATCGATGCACCCCTTGCCTCCGTTCCGTCTCACGAGCATTTGATCAAGACGCTCCGTAAAACGGAGGACAAGACGACGCTCGTGTTCATCGGACCGCTTACGGATCTTGCCCGTGCACTGGATAAAGCGCCGGATATTGAAGATAAGATCGAGAAGCTGATCTGGATGGGCGGAACATTCCTTGAGGTTGGAAACGTTGAAGAACCGGAGCACGACGGAACAGCGGAATGGAATGCATTTTGGGATCCAGAAGCGGCGAAGCGTGTCTGGGACAGCTCTATTGTCATCGACCTGGTCGCTCTTGAGAGCACGAACATGGTTCCGTTAACGCTCGACGTTCGCCAGAAATGGGCATCAGAGCGCGAAGATCTGGGAATTGATTTTCTTGGTCAGTGTTATGCGATGGTTCCACCGCTTGTCCATAATCAGACGAACTCGACTTACTTTTTGTGGGACGTGTTGACGACGACTACGGTCGGAAATGAAGGGCTTGTGAAGAAAAGAACAGTGAAGAGCATCGTCCATGACTCTGGGGTCAGCCAGGGAAGAACGGAGTTGTCTGAGAACGGCCGCGAGGTGAATCTTGTGTATGAAGTGGAACGTGATGCGTTCTTTGAATATGTGACAGAGTTATCAAGACAAGGATAATGGAAGAAGACTACTCCCTTAAGAAAAGGGTCCTCAATAGGTGAACACACTGTTGAGGACCCTATTTTCATGGCTTTTTCCTCAGGTTATCTCGTGTATAATAAATACATAAAGTAGGAAGAGGGAACCAGTACTTTACTCCAAGGGGGACAAAGAATGAGAAGGATCATCTTATCAACTGAAAGCGGTGCTGACTTACCAAGGGATTTAGCGGAGAAGTATGATGTTCAAGTAGTGCCTATGCACATCATCATGGATGGTGAAGATTATTTAGACGGTGAGCTTCCGGTCCGGGATATTTATGACTACTATGAACGCACGAAGAAGATCCCCTCTACGACCTCCACCAATGCTCACGAGTACGAAGAGTTCTTTACCAATATAAGAGAGAAATTCCCGGATTGCATCATTGTACATATTGGATATACATCAAAAGCGTCTTCTTCTTTTCAAAATGCTGTGATTGCAGCGGAGGAATTTGAAGACATCTACCTCATTGATGCTCTGAACGTTACGGGAGGATTAGCTGCGATTGTATTGTACGCCGCTAATGTATTAGAAGAAGAACCTGACATTAAACCGGAACAGTTAGTTGAAAAAATAAAGGCCATCGTTCCTAACTCAAGGCTTTCTTTCATACCAGGCAGCCTTGAGTTTCTTAAAGCGGGAGGACGAGTCAGCAATATGGCTTCTTTGATTGGAACGTTGTTGAAAATAAAGCCATGCATAGAATTGAAGGATGGAAAGCTAATGTCTACAAAGAAGTACCGTGGGAAAATGAGTGGAGCTACGGAAAAACTCTTTCATGATTACGTAAAGGAATTCAATATTGATCGGAAGCAACTGTATTTTATCTACTCAATAGGTCTTGATGAACAGATCAAGCAGCGGATGGAGGAGGTTGCTAAAGAAGAAGGATTCGACAATATAAGATGGATCCAAGCGGGCGGTATGATCTCGACCCATTCTGGACCCGGGGGATTTGGTGTAGCGGGGTTAGAGCAATAGCTCGGTGAAAGCTATTGATCGTAAGTCGTATAAAAAGGAGGGGAGCTATCCTCCTTTATATTGGAGGGTTATGATGAAGCTAATCGTAGGTAGTCTCCTTATTGTTATGAGTATTGTCCACGTCATTTATGGTGAAAAAATGCAAGTGGATGAAATAAAGAAACTTCATGCTAGCAACATATTAATGGGATCGTTTAGAGTAATGTCTTTACAGGGCGGGATGCTTCTATTTGCAGTGGGGATCGTAGAGATCTTAACGTTTTACAATTTAATTGTATTATCAGGGGTTGCAGCATATATCCCATTAGGCATTCTTTGTTTGAATGTAGTATCCCTTCTCACCGTTTCTCTCATTAAACACCCAGAATTGATCAAAGCTACAATCCCTCAGCTTCTAATCTTTCTAATCATCATAATTCTTGAATTACTGAGTGTTCGTTAGCTTTCAAAGTGGCGCATGTTAGAGGTAGGGGGGAGATTTCTGGCGCCTATATGTTTTGCTTCATAAAGATTCTTTTACACGCGTTAATATTTCTGCTTTAAAAAGCCTTCCGAAGTGAGGAAGGCTTTTAGTATACATCTTTATTTCGAGTGAATGTTTTCATCTAGGAACTGCTCTTCCTCCGTAGACCCCTTCAAAGCCACGGTCGAAGACGTCCCGCCAGAGATCACTTGTGCCACTTCATCAAAGTACCCTGTTCCAACCTCACGCTGGTGGCGCGTTGCGGAATAGCCGTCTTGCTCACTCGCAAATTCAGCCTGCTGTAATTCGGAATAAGCTTCCATGCCTCTTTCTTTGTACTGTCTCGATAGCTCGAACATGCTGTGATTGAGGGCGTGGAACCCAGCTAGTGTGACGAATTGGAACTTGTAGCCCATCTTGCTAAGCTCTTGTTGGAACTGAGCGATCGTTTCATCGCTCAATTTCTTCTTCCAGTTGAAAGAAGGGGAGCAGTTGTAGGCGAGTAATTTGCCTGGGTACTTCTCATGAATGGCTTCTGCGAACTGTTTCGCTTCATCAAGATTTGGCTCAGAGGTTTCGCACCAGACCAAATCAGCATAAGGGGCATAAGAAAGCCCGCGCGCAATGGCCTGATCGAGGCCTGCCCGTGTTTTGTAAAACCCTTCAGCTGTTCGTTCACCGGTAAGGAAAGGAGCATCTTCTGGATCGATGTCGCTTGTGATTAAGTCAGCCGCATTGGCATCTGTACGGGCGATAATGATCGTCGGAACGCCCATGACATCAGCTGCGAAGCGTGCTGAAATTAAATTCCTGACAGCGGTTTGAGTAGGGAGCAATACTTTCCCGCCAAGATGGCCGCATTTCTTCTCTGATGAGAGCTGATCTTCGAAGTGGACAGCTGAAGCACCGGCTTCAATCATGCTTTTCATCAGTTCAAACACGTTGAGCTGCCCACCGAAACCTGCTTCTGCATCCGCCACAATCGGAGCAAACCAATCGATTTCGTTATGTCCTTCCATATGATGAATCTGATCGGCCCGCTGAAGCGCCTGGTTAATACGTTTCACCACTTGAGGGACGCTGTTGGCTGGGTACAGGCTTTGATCCGGGTACATATGACCTGATAGATTTGCATCAGCGGCTACTTGCCAACCGCTTAAATAGATAGCTTTCAGCCCAGCTTTTACTTGCTGCATTGCCTGGTTACCCGTTAGCGCGCCAAGGGCATGCACATATGTTTCTTCATGAAGGAGGCGCCAAAGTTTTCTCGCCCCTTGATCAGCAAGCGTGTACTCGATATCAATCGAGCCTCTTAACTTAATCACATCCTCTGCATCATAAGGACGCGTCACATGTCCATATCGGCTCTCATCGTTCCATGCTTTCAATAGTTTCTCTATACGTTCTTTCGTCATCTTCTACCATCCCCCTTAAGATAAATGCTTATAGGCTTCGAGCGTTAAAAACTCAGCGAAATCGTCATCTTGAACCAACGTATCGAATAAAGCTTCAGCCTCTTCAAAAGATCCCTCCTGAAAGGCCTCAAGGCCAACTTCTTGTTCGATCGCGATCATTTCTTCCTTCTTCCATTGCGTCACTAATTCAAGAGTGACCTTCCTGCCATCATCCAAGATTCCCTTAGGATGACGAATCCACTGCCAGATTTGAGCACGGGAAATCTCAGCCGTTGCAGCGTCTTCCATCAGGTTATGGATCGGGGCTGCGCCTCTGCCGTCGAGCCAGGAGGCCAAGTATTGAATTCCAACATTGATATTCATCCTGACGCCACTTTCAGTTATAGATCCTTCTGGTATCTCAAGTAAATTCGCTTCTGTAATCTTGAAATCCGTTCGTAATCGACTGATCTGGTTCGGTGTACACATGTGCTCGTTAAAGACGTCCATTGCCGTTTCGACCATGGCAGGGTGAGCGACCCATGTACCGTCATGGCCGTCCGTTACTTCTCTTTGTTTATCGGATTGGACTTTTAGAAATGCGTCTTTGTTTCGCTGTTCATCGTTCTTTACAGGAATCTGAGCGGCCATTCCTCCAATCGCTGGCGCTCCTCTCCGATGGCAAGTTTGAATCGTGAGAAGAGAATAGGCTCTCATAAAAGGACTAGTCATCGTTACTTCAGAGCGGTCAGGGAGAATGACATGTGGATCATGACGGAATTTCTTCAGATAGCTGAAGATGTAATCCCAACGCCCGCAATTTAAACCAGCCGAATGGTCTTTCAGTTCATACAGGATTTCATCCATTTCAAATGCGGCCAGGATCGTCTCTAGTAAAACCGTCGCCTTAATGGTTCCGGCCGGAATGTTTAAGGTTTTTTGAGAAAATAGGAAGACATCATTCCACAGCCTTGCCTCTAAATGGTTCTCAAGCTTCGGCAGGTAAAAGTAAGGCCCTGAGCCTTTCTCGATGAGCTGCTGCGCGTTATGAAAGAAATAAAGTCC
The nucleotide sequence above comes from Pontibacillus chungwhensis. Encoded proteins:
- a CDS encoding cation diffusion facilitator family transporter, with product MGHDHGHDHSHGANKKALLISFIITTVYMIIEAIGGFLTNSLALLSDAGHMLSDSVSLGVGVLAFIMGEKAANYSKTYGYKRFEILAALFNGVTLVLISLYIFYEAYKRFIEPPEVASIGMLIIGIIGLIVNIVVAWMLMRGDTEHNLNLRAAFLHVLGDLLGSIGAIVASLLIMFFNWGWADPLASVIVAVLVLISGWRVAKESVHVLMEGTPKDIDFEEIAETIQSTGEIKDIHDLHVWSITSDQNALSCHAVVIQNLTIEECQSLLKRIEDDLREKGIGHITIQLESSDHPHDNSILCNDNKNDHHDHSH
- a CDS encoding ZIP family metal transporter; translation: MGSSWMLGAIASGIGIGIGGAIAWILKGLRINFIYALSAGIILGLLLFEMIPESIGLGGWWVFLLGATIGIAIFQYIHRSLDRITIITSSPQKDILVHTGILLTVSISIHNFPMGFVLGSNIKPELAGAMLLTLLLHNIPEGIIIFTPLFLSGFGILTWMIGTVMVTLPILVGSLLGKLIGIGYPYLLSFIISATISVIFMVATQELFKESVRHSSLRFSLIVGTAGLVSVYLFILAVS
- a CDS encoding fructose-1,6-bisphosphatase produces the protein MDSKLLDLLAQRYDSEEEIVTAITNREAILHLPKGTEHFVSDLHGEYHAFQHVLRNGAGKVKEKIMDMFGDELSDQELNEFASLVYYPEDKVKLIKVRMNNAQELNQWYTEIIDYMIRLLPYVSSKYTRTKLHNALPKQFAFIIEELLYKTGDHFNKEQYYTKMVQQIISLGQAEKLIVGLAYTVQRLVVDHLHVVGDIYDRGPEPDKIMDTLIDNHSVDIQWGNHDVLWIGAFAGSKVCLANIIRICARYANLDIIEDAYGINLRPLVNLAEKYYEDNPAFRPKLQQDEEMSDFEQIQIAKIHQAIAIIQFKLESPIIKRRPDFHMEDRLLLEKVDYDADEITLRGETYPLENTCFATVDPKQPTALLEEEIEVIDKLLFSVQHSEKLARHMNFLMKKGSLYLKYNGNLLIHGCIPLDEEGNMAEMTIGDQTYAGRELLDVFEWYVRYAFAHVEETDDLATDIIWYLWAGKYSSLFGKKEMTTFERYFIKDKQTHKEIKNPYYYLREKQEVCRDILTDFGLDPDQGHIINGHTPVKEIEGENPVKADGKMIVIDGGFSKAYQSTTGIAGYTLLFNSYGMQIVAHKQFTSKEAVLENGTDVLSVRRLVDKELERKKVLETNVGEELQQEISILKSLLEYRYMN
- a CDS encoding DUF488 domain-containing protein; translated protein: MSVVLRRIYEEDKILGGHRVLIDRVWPRGISKEDAHLDEWIKEIAPSSSLRKWFDHDPDKFESFKESYQRELNENSEASHKLNELKEIASDNRVVLLFGAKDKEHNHAVVLKEMIEK
- a CDS encoding NUDIX hydrolase gives rise to the protein MFKYTVCFVKRKDRILMLNREKAPIMGVWNGVGGKVEENESPDQGALREVFEETGIKVETFFSKGTVTWEDHNGELDGIYVYLYEVDEHFTYETPLKTREGILEWKSIDWILHPKNLGIAEMVAQYLSVLLTEKGIHSFTYKGGHIIIS
- a CDS encoding nucleoside hydrolase translates to MMKNVYLNHDGGVDDLVSLFLLLQMDDVNLTGVGVIPADCYLEPAAYASRKIIDRFGHGKSVEVAASNSRGVNAFPKDWRMHAFYVDALPLLNEKGSIDAPLASVPSHEHLIKTLRKTEDKTTLVFIGPLTDLARALDKAPDIEDKIEKLIWMGGTFLEVGNVEEPEHDGTAEWNAFWDPEAAKRVWDSSIVIDLVALESTNMVPLTLDVRQKWASEREDLGIDFLGQCYAMVPPLVHNQTNSTYFLWDVLTTTTVGNEGLVKKRTVKSIVHDSGVSQGRTELSENGREVNLVYEVERDAFFEYVTELSRQG
- a CDS encoding DegV family protein, encoding MRRIILSTESGADLPRDLAEKYDVQVVPMHIIMDGEDYLDGELPVRDIYDYYERTKKIPSTTSTNAHEYEEFFTNIREKFPDCIIVHIGYTSKASSSFQNAVIAAEEFEDIYLIDALNVTGGLAAIVLYAANVLEEEPDIKPEQLVEKIKAIVPNSRLSFIPGSLEFLKAGGRVSNMASLIGTLLKIKPCIELKDGKLMSTKKYRGKMSGATEKLFHDYVKEFNIDRKQLYFIYSIGLDEQIKQRMEEVAKEEGFDNIRWIQAGGMISTHSGPGGFGVAGLEQ
- the aceA gene encoding isocitrate lyase, whose amino-acid sequence is MTKERIEKLLKAWNDESRYGHVTRPYDAEDVIKLRGSIDIEYTLADQGARKLWRLLHEETYVHALGALTGNQAMQQVKAGLKAIYLSGWQVAADANLSGHMYPDQSLYPANSVPQVVKRINQALQRADQIHHMEGHNEIDWFAPIVADAEAGFGGQLNVFELMKSMIEAGASAVHFEDQLSSEKKCGHLGGKVLLPTQTAVRNLISARFAADVMGVPTIIIARTDANAADLITSDIDPEDAPFLTGERTAEGFYKTRAGLDQAIARGLSYAPYADLVWCETSEPNLDEAKQFAEAIHEKYPGKLLAYNCSPSFNWKKKLSDETIAQFQQELSKMGYKFQFVTLAGFHALNHSMFELSRQYKERGMEAYSELQQAEFASEQDGYSATRHQREVGTGYFDEVAQVISGGTSSTVALKGSTEEEQFLDENIHSK
- the aceB gene encoding malate synthase A, whose protein sequence is MEKITNNWVVEGELSPSFAEILTPEALAFLEQLHHRFNSRRLELLAKRREIQSQLNTGVKPSFPKDSASVRETEWRVAPLPRDLQDRRVEITGPVDRKMVINGLNSGAKVFMADFEDANSPTWGNTIQGQINLRDAIRGTISFQNDKGKVYTLKKDTATLMVRPRGWHLEEKHMNLNGETASASLVDFGLYFFHNAQQLIEKGSGPYFYLPKLENHLEARLWNDVFLFSQKTLNIPAGTIKATVLLETILAAFEMDEILYELKDHSAGLNCGRWDYIFSYLKKFRHDPHVILPDRSEVTMTSPFMRAYSLLTIQTCHRRGAPAIGGMAAQIPVKNDEQRNKDAFLKVQSDKQREVTDGHDGTWVAHPAMVETAMDVFNEHMCTPNQISRLRTDFKITEANLLEIPEGSITESGVRMNINVGIQYLASWLDGRGAAPIHNLMEDAATAEISRAQIWQWIRHPKGILDDGRKVTLELVTQWKKEEMIAIEQEVGLEAFQEGSFEEAEALFDTLVQDDDFAEFLTLEAYKHLS